One window of the Candidatus Sulfotelmatobacter sp. genome contains the following:
- the sprA gene encoding cell surface protein SprA — MPIAPTLPALAFLISLKGFPGFGLHKAKPAPADTLPPPWRPVSRLTLENDFVTAALPPIVDNWVALKLTFDPRTLRVNVDPDSGTVSAGPLVNTVPVGPPLRLTFDSYADQMSRDNFQRLWVKKSVESINTRAAVAGPTTGTGGLSFKLPSPLPKQVQSLLGPGGPAINVAGSENIRFSGQSNWTNQQIGPLGQKRSLFPSLDMQQDLDIRLEGQLSDRIKVNLLQNSANQVPLANRIYINYKGEEDDMVQQLALGNTDLSLPGTQYVSYSGKNDGLFGIKSALRFGPADFTLLASKQEGRSERATYTGGASHQTGTLADMDYIRGVFYLLYDPNTLPSWLPPSVAADPNFAGIDIPETSIKVYLDDYNYGNDINVVRGKALINPEDRGTSVADSSAVRGSFALLNPGANADYEILRNVYGPFFKVLRLVKQVSGEQRLGITYQARALAKDGSQLYPPGGALVDIGGEYEVDAAPDTAHALRMKLLRPPQSQLSQDAAGNYDTTNVFTRVRDLELHNFYQLPGQRIDPTTFTMAIQRGVDQPPVTFLNLKDAAHTPVPYIEALGLDNVDETTGQPLPGHDAKVDGSLVSTDSRAFIDYENGILFFPDIRPFAPRLAGPDAKPFEQFVSSHFVFRRDSLTANPDSADGANPFIYDKYNPRRDLDVRYYINLDFTAARAVGDISLGRGNILEGSEVITINGDQLVRDRDYSIDYDIGRVTLKRQLGPADQLNVNYSYAPLFAQAGRTLIGSDFRIEGRDKRVGAALMYESTGAQDIRPRLGEEPSRSIIGDLNTEFTLHPDWITHLVDRLPGIRTTTQSDFHVQAEMGLSLPNPNTKNVVYLDDMEGVKDAVSLSMTAEHWLHSSVPSRLVNGISTPLLALAKQHNAEIQWYSPPSAVKEKELNPDLTQAQGSDNSRQVLALSIPRRPTRNIDNSLGSPDTLWAGLTYSLDKVGLDLSRAQFIDIWVNDFNDHHNWPNAEPRVRGLNVKLHLDLGVVSEDQMRSPDEPPNGKLDTEDLVPRDNVLSVTGGQDEDTGVDGLKDKDEPGFGNPDPNFWRDLTTASAADPGGDDFHTVNENYKDPIDTRRFFGTNGTEANKNLLPFPDTEDLNLNNNIDTSENYFEYTIELGQRNNPYLVTDVQRDYPGRAVTDSLNGWRRYRIPLSDSLRRVFGSPDLTLARHLRLWMEGIMRPDPPADSLSSGQPVRPLIVLGGLDIVGSRWQTAILDSAAQVNGTTLTLNSVNTIDNPYYVAPFDPGETLAGSQSVARREQSLSLEFTQLMPGQTLEAFKTFSVEEDYSRYKALDWFATGFNVSGFSAATDTALYYFVRFSSDELGQSYYEYRTRLPRYNGTSGGWQTVHLPLTDLSNLKLRPDFPINDPIHYSAAGSQPGDSLIVNGRPSFTRLRRISVGLVNASNKIYDSGQLWYDELRATDVAKDVGHASRLQMDGKFANLFRYNLAYNARDANFVSVGESRGSGNSTSDLTLGGGLDIYRFFEGTGIVIPLSGTYSRNTSQPMFTAGDDVVRTGALQANSETGSESKSLSASYSRSWSDRSNPFLRYTLGGITGSYTYSTSDGHGPTSLSNGETRSATVSYGISPRNLLRLPIPHTRINLFPLPEHLFWNYGVSTTNSQSFVVLRDGTVLPQTNIAARSAAITFGADTRPLDILHHHFDAVRSLTLPDNLLERIGFINLGRVTQWRQSFDSRYAMTRGPWLSPSFSWNSNYNQDNRPDLSPDMSVRAINNGQGISGSWALPFDRLGRSQSALPDSTHRGPRFSVGSLLSRLGSFSADASVNQSSSYSRLAGVPSIPYLVGITSQPGFSLVPGHGVTPQFGNSSSQSFNWRTAGRTRLALGADVYMSVRAEYNNSKNNVNGLLTRSIATKFPDFDLDYGRLAQITHLTHFLENPTLRTSYTRSVQTDFLGISTIPTGRSISSQWSPLVSVSGTFKNQTRAELRIERRVSERENFQLVNSITTSRNTDVNLNLSRAYSKGQKISVLGRESTVRSNVNLSLAMVYSKESGETRQAGYSQPQLPVDRDRLSLTGNGSYSFSNNVTGNLTLGYGLNRDIQRDIISQNIRVEVRAAFTF; from the coding sequence ATGCCGATTGCGCCCACCCTGCCAGCACTGGCATTTCTAATCTCTCTCAAGGGTTTCCCGGGGTTTGGCCTTCACAAGGCCAAGCCGGCCCCTGCGGACACCCTGCCGCCTCCCTGGCGACCGGTCAGCCGCCTGACGCTCGAAAACGACTTCGTGACCGCCGCGCTGCCCCCGATCGTGGACAACTGGGTGGCGCTGAAGCTGACCTTCGACCCGCGCACGCTGCGGGTCAACGTCGACCCCGATTCGGGCACCGTGAGCGCCGGGCCGCTGGTGAACACGGTTCCGGTGGGTCCGCCGCTGCGCCTGACCTTCGACAGCTATGCCGATCAGATGTCGCGCGACAATTTTCAGCGCTTGTGGGTCAAGAAATCCGTCGAGTCCATCAACACCCGAGCGGCGGTAGCCGGGCCCACCACCGGTACCGGGGGGCTGTCGTTCAAGCTGCCCTCGCCGCTCCCCAAACAGGTCCAGAGCCTGCTCGGTCCGGGCGGACCGGCGATCAACGTGGCGGGTTCGGAGAACATCCGCTTTTCGGGCCAGAGCAACTGGACCAATCAACAGATTGGACCGCTGGGGCAGAAGCGCTCGCTGTTCCCTTCGCTCGACATGCAGCAGGACCTCGACATCCGACTCGAAGGCCAGCTCTCGGATCGGATCAAGGTCAACCTGTTGCAGAACTCGGCCAACCAGGTGCCGCTCGCCAATCGGATCTACATCAACTACAAGGGCGAAGAAGACGACATGGTGCAGCAGCTGGCGCTCGGCAACACCGATCTCTCGCTGCCCGGCACCCAATACGTCTCCTACAGCGGCAAGAACGACGGTCTGTTCGGCATCAAGTCGGCCCTGCGCTTCGGGCCCGCCGACTTCACCCTCCTGGCCAGCAAGCAGGAGGGCCGCAGCGAGCGCGCCACCTACACCGGCGGGGCCTCGCACCAGACCGGCACGCTCGCCGACATGGACTACATCCGTGGTGTCTTCTACTTGCTCTACGATCCCAACACGCTCCCGAGCTGGCTGCCGCCGAGCGTGGCGGCGGACCCCAATTTTGCGGGCATCGACATTCCTGAGACCTCGATCAAGGTCTATCTCGACGACTACAACTACGGCAACGACATCAACGTGGTGCGCGGCAAGGCCCTAATCAATCCCGAGGATCGCGGCACGTCGGTGGCGGACTCTTCGGCGGTGCGCGGGTCGTTCGCGCTGCTCAATCCGGGCGCGAATGCCGACTACGAGATCCTGCGCAACGTCTACGGCCCGTTCTTCAAGGTCCTGCGCCTGGTGAAGCAGGTGAGCGGCGAGCAGCGGCTGGGCATCACCTATCAGGCGCGAGCGTTGGCCAAGGACGGCTCCCAGCTCTATCCGCCGGGCGGCGCACTGGTGGACATCGGCGGCGAGTACGAGGTGGACGCCGCACCCGACACCGCGCACGCGTTGCGCATGAAGCTGTTGCGCCCGCCCCAGAGCCAGCTGAGCCAGGACGCCGCCGGCAACTACGACACCACCAACGTATTCACGCGCGTGCGCGACCTCGAGCTGCACAATTTCTACCAGCTCCCTGGCCAGCGGATCGATCCGACGACCTTCACCATGGCCATCCAGCGGGGCGTGGACCAGCCGCCGGTCACGTTCCTCAACCTCAAGGACGCCGCTCACACTCCGGTTCCCTATATCGAGGCGCTCGGGCTCGACAACGTCGATGAGACCACCGGCCAGCCGCTTCCCGGCCACGACGCCAAGGTGGACGGCTCGCTCGTCAGCACGGACAGCCGGGCATTCATCGACTACGAGAACGGCATCCTGTTCTTCCCGGACATCCGGCCGTTCGCTCCGCGCCTGGCCGGCCCCGACGCGAAGCCGTTCGAGCAATTCGTGAGCAGTCACTTCGTGTTTCGGCGCGATTCGCTAACCGCCAATCCCGACAGCGCGGACGGGGCGAACCCGTTTATCTACGACAAGTACAACCCGCGGCGGGACCTCGACGTCCGCTACTACATCAACCTGGACTTCACCGCGGCGCGGGCGGTGGGCGACATCTCGCTGGGTCGCGGCAACATCCTCGAGGGATCGGAGGTCATCACCATCAACGGCGACCAGCTGGTGCGCGACCGCGACTACTCGATCGACTACGACATCGGTCGCGTCACCCTCAAGCGCCAGCTCGGCCCCGCCGACCAGCTCAACGTGAACTACTCCTACGCCCCGCTGTTCGCGCAGGCCGGACGCACGCTGATCGGCAGCGACTTCCGCATCGAGGGCCGTGACAAGCGGGTCGGCGCGGCGCTCATGTACGAAAGCACCGGCGCCCAGGACATCCGCCCGCGTCTGGGCGAGGAGCCGTCGCGCAGCATCATCGGCGACTTGAACACCGAGTTCACGCTGCATCCGGACTGGATCACGCATCTGGTGGATCGGCTGCCCGGCATCCGCACGACCACCCAGTCGGATTTCCACGTTCAGGCCGAAATGGGCCTGTCGCTGCCCAATCCCAACACCAAGAACGTCGTCTATCTCGACGACATGGAGGGCGTGAAGGACGCCGTGTCGCTCTCCATGACCGCCGAGCACTGGCTCCACTCGAGCGTGCCGAGCCGTCTGGTCAATGGGATCAGCACGCCGCTCCTGGCGCTGGCCAAGCAGCACAACGCCGAGATCCAGTGGTACTCGCCGCCCTCGGCGGTGAAGGAGAAGGAATTGAATCCCGACCTCACCCAGGCGCAGGGCTCCGACAACTCGCGCCAGGTGCTGGCGCTGTCGATTCCGCGGCGGCCGACCAGGAACATCGACAATTCGCTCGGGTCGCCGGACACCCTCTGGGCCGGCCTCACCTATTCGCTGGACAAGGTGGGGCTCGATCTGTCCCGCGCCCAATTCATCGACATCTGGGTCAACGATTTCAACGATCATCACAACTGGCCGAACGCGGAGCCACGCGTGCGGGGGCTGAACGTCAAGTTGCATCTCGATCTGGGTGTGGTGAGCGAGGACCAGATGCGCTCCCCCGACGAACCACCCAACGGAAAGCTCGACACCGAGGACCTGGTGCCACGCGACAACGTGCTGAGCGTCACGGGTGGACAGGATGAAGACACCGGAGTCGATGGCCTGAAGGACAAGGACGAGCCGGGCTTCGGCAATCCCGATCCGAATTTCTGGCGCGACCTGACGACGGCGAGCGCGGCCGACCCCGGAGGCGACGACTTCCACACCGTCAACGAGAATTACAAGGACCCGATCGACACCCGCCGTTTCTTTGGCACCAACGGCACCGAAGCCAACAAGAACCTGCTGCCATTCCCCGACACCGAAGACCTGAATCTCAACAACAACATCGACACCAGCGAGAACTATTTCGAGTACACGATCGAGCTGGGGCAGCGGAACAACCCGTACCTGGTGACGGACGTGCAGCGCGACTATCCGGGCCGCGCGGTCACCGACTCGCTCAATGGCTGGAGGCGCTACCGCATTCCGCTCTCGGACTCGCTGCGCCGGGTGTTCGGCTCCCCCGATCTCACCCTGGCCCGGCATCTTCGGCTGTGGATGGAGGGCATCATGCGCCCCGATCCGCCGGCGGATTCTCTGTCCAGCGGGCAGCCGGTGCGGCCGCTGATCGTGCTGGGTGGGCTCGACATCGTCGGCAGCCGCTGGCAGACCGCGATCCTCGACAGCGCCGCGCAGGTGAACGGCACGACCCTGACGCTCAACAGTGTCAACACCATCGACAATCCCTACTACGTCGCGCCGTTCGATCCCGGCGAGACGCTGGCCGGCAGCCAGAGCGTTGCGCGGCGAGAGCAGTCGCTGTCGCTCGAGTTCACGCAGCTGATGCCCGGACAGACGCTGGAAGCGTTCAAGACCTTTTCGGTCGAAGAGGACTACAGCCGCTACAAGGCGCTCGACTGGTTCGCCACCGGCTTCAACGTTTCCGGCTTCAGCGCCGCCACCGACACCGCCCTCTACTATTTCGTCCGCTTCTCGTCGGATGAGCTCGGCCAGAGCTATTACGAGTACCGGACGCGCCTGCCGCGCTACAATGGCACCTCGGGCGGCTGGCAGACCGTGCACTTGCCGCTCACCGATCTCTCGAATCTCAAGCTTCGTCCGGATTTCCCGATCAACGATCCCATCCATTACTCGGCCGCCGGCAGCCAGCCGGGGGATTCGCTGATCGTGAACGGCCGGCCCTCGTTCACCCGATTGCGACGCATCTCGGTGGGACTCGTCAACGCCTCGAACAAGATCTATGACTCGGGGCAGCTCTGGTACGACGAGCTGCGCGCCACCGACGTCGCCAAGGATGTCGGCCACGCGAGCCGCCTCCAGATGGACGGCAAGTTCGCGAACCTCTTCCGCTACAACCTGGCCTACAACGCGCGCGACGCCAACTTCGTCTCGGTCGGCGAGTCGCGCGGCTCGGGCAACAGCACCTCGGACCTGACGCTGGGGGGCGGGCTCGACATCTATCGCTTCTTCGAGGGCACCGGGATCGTCATCCCGCTCTCCGGCACCTATTCGCGCAATACGTCGCAGCCGATGTTCACGGCCGGCGATGACGTGGTGCGCACCGGCGCCCTGCAGGCCAACAGCGAGACCGGCAGCGAGTCCAAGAGCCTGAGCGCCAGCTACAGCCGGTCGTGGAGCGACCGTTCGAACCCGTTTCTTCGCTACACGCTCGGTGGCATCACCGGCAGCTACACCTATTCGACCAGCGACGGGCACGGACCGACCTCGCTGAGCAACGGAGAGACCCGCAGCGCGACCGTCTCGTACGGCATCAGCCCGCGCAACCTGTTGCGGCTCCCGATTCCGCACACCCGGATCAACCTGTTCCCGCTGCCCGAGCACCTCTTCTGGAACTACGGAGTGTCCACCACCAACAGCCAGAGCTTTGTCGTGCTTCGCGACGGGACGGTCCTGCCCCAGACCAATATCGCCGCGCGCAGCGCCGCGATCACCTTTGGCGCGGATACGCGCCCGCTCGACATCCTGCATCACCATTTCGACGCGGTGCGAAGCCTGACCCTGCCGGACAACCTCCTCGAGCGCATCGGCTTCATCAATCTGGGACGCGTGACGCAGTGGCGGCAGAGCTTCGACTCGCGATACGCCATGACGCGCGGACCCTGGCTCTCGCCGAGCTTCTCGTGGAACTCGAACTACAACCAGGACAATCGCCCGGATCTATCGCCGGACATGTCGGTGCGCGCGATCAACAACGGCCAGGGGATCTCGGGAAGCTGGGCGCTGCCCTTCGATCGGCTGGGGCGAAGCCAGTCCGCCCTTCCCGACAGCACGCACCGAGGGCCGCGCTTCTCGGTGGGGTCCCTGCTCTCCAGACTGGGGAGCTTCTCGGCCGACGCGAGCGTGAACCAGTCGAGCTCGTACTCGAGGCTCGCCGGCGTCCCGAGCATTCCGTACCTGGTCGGCATCACCAGCCAGCCGGGATTCAGCCTGGTGCCGGGGCACGGGGTGACACCTCAATTCGGCAACTCCTCGAGTCAATCGTTCAACTGGCGGACGGCGGGACGAACCCGGCTGGCGCTGGGAGCCGATGTCTACATGTCGGTGCGCGCCGAGTACAACAACTCGAAGAACAACGTGAACGGGCTGCTCACGCGGTCGATCGCCACCAAGTTCCCGGACTTCGACCTGGACTACGGCCGGCTCGCCCAGATCACCCACTTGACGCACTTCCTGGAGAATCCCACCCTGCGCACGTCCTACACCCGGTCGGTTCAGACCGACTTCCTCGGCATCTCGACGATTCCGACCGGGCGCAGCATCAGCAGTCAGTGGTCGCCGCTGGTCAGCGTCAGCGGCACCTTCAAGAACCAGACGCGAGCCGAACTCAGAATCGAGCGTCGCGTGAGCGAGCGCGAGAACTTCCAGTTGGTCAATTCCATCACCACCAGTCGCAACACCGACGTCAATCTCAACTTGAGTCGCGCCTACAGCAAGGGCCAGAAGATCTCGGTGCTCGGCCGCGAGAGCACGGTGCGCAGCAACGTCAACCTGTCGCTGGCGATGGTCTACTCGAAAGAGAGCGGCGAGACCCGCCAGGCGGGTTACAGCCAGCCCCAGCTGCCGGTGGACCGCGACCGGCTGTCGCTCACCGGCAACGGCTCGTATTCCTTCAGCAACAACGTGACCGGCAATCTCACCCTGGGCTACGGCCTGAACCGCGACATTCAACGCGACATCATCTCTCAGAACATTCGCGTCGAAGTGCGCGCCGCTTTCACCTTCTGA
- a CDS encoding M28 family peptidase, which produces MIRPRVLAMLVPLALLSCAARFTPPIDGGRAHDRVAKQVAFGPRIPGTPGHQAMRAWLVAELRRLGADVEEQTFVDSTLGKRMSLCNVIGRYPPAHPGVTRRVMLCAHWDSRPWSDEDPDTASRRLPCPGANDGGSGVAVLFEVAECLSRERAPVGVDLVFFDAEDMGRSTRPDEFSIGAKEYARRLPATGDPRRPVAAFLFDMVGDRDLDIPVESNSYQRAANLVALVLDGARATGSRAFHDEIRYTIVDDHLPLLDAGLPAVDLIDFDYPVWHTHLDLPDQVAPASLAEVSRVAAWLVYRSPLSGP; this is translated from the coding sequence ATGATCCGGCCGCGCGTGCTGGCGATGCTGGTGCCGCTCGCGCTGCTCTCGTGCGCGGCCCGCTTCACCCCCCCGATCGACGGCGGACGCGCGCACGATCGCGTCGCGAAGCAGGTCGCGTTCGGCCCGCGCATCCCCGGAACCCCGGGCCACCAGGCGATGCGCGCGTGGCTGGTGGCGGAGCTGCGCCGGCTCGGAGCCGACGTCGAGGAGCAGACCTTCGTCGATTCCACGCTCGGCAAGCGGATGTCGCTCTGCAACGTCATCGGCCGCTATCCGCCGGCCCACCCCGGCGTCACCCGCCGCGTGATGCTGTGCGCGCACTGGGATTCGCGGCCGTGGAGCGACGAGGACCCCGACACGGCCTCGCGCCGGCTGCCCTGCCCGGGCGCCAACGACGGCGGCTCGGGGGTGGCGGTGCTGTTCGAAGTGGCCGAGTGCCTGTCGCGGGAACGCGCGCCGGTGGGGGTGGATCTGGTGTTCTTCGACGCCGAGGACATGGGCCGCTCGACTCGGCCGGATGAATTCTCGATCGGCGCGAAGGAGTACGCCCGTCGCCTGCCTGCGACCGGCGATCCGCGGCGGCCGGTCGCCGCCTTTCTTTTCGACATGGTCGGCGATCGTGATCTCGACATCCCGGTTGAATCCAACTCCTATCAACGCGCGGCCAATCTCGTCGCGCTGGTACTGGACGGCGCCCGGGCCACCGGCTCCAGGGCTTTCCACGACGAAATTCGCTATACGATCGTCGACGACCACCTGCCGCTTCTCGACGCCGGGCTGCCGGCCGTCGACCTGATCGACTTCGACTACCCGGTCTGGCACACGCACCTGGACCTGCCCGATCAGGTCGCCCCGGCCAGCCTGGCCGAGGTTTCCCGGGTGGCGGCCTGGCTCGTCTATCGCAGCCCCCTCTCGGGACCTTAG
- a CDS encoding ribosome maturation factor RimP — protein MSQPLAEELGYELVDVEALVLGRARVLRVLLDKPGGITVGECAAFSRRLGDSLEMNQTVSGSYHLEVSSPGIDRPIRTLEAAARFAGRHVTLTTHEPHDGRRHWDGALLVAKDGRAGVRTEDAVEHWFAWADVKSARLVVDPWEGKRSQRGRR, from the coding sequence TTGAGTCAGCCCCTCGCCGAGGAGCTTGGCTACGAGCTGGTGGACGTCGAAGCGCTCGTGCTCGGACGAGCCAGAGTGCTGCGTGTGCTGCTCGACAAGCCAGGCGGCATCACGGTGGGGGAGTGTGCCGCGTTCAGCCGCCGACTCGGTGACAGTCTGGAAATGAACCAGACCGTTTCCGGGAGCTATCACCTGGAGGTGAGCTCCCCGGGAATCGACCGGCCGATTCGTACGCTGGAGGCGGCGGCGCGATTCGCGGGACGGCACGTCACGCTGACCACGCACGAGCCGCACGACGGACGGCGCCACTGGGATGGCGCGTTGCTGGTCGCGAAGGACGGGCGTGCGGGCGTGCGTACCGAGGATGCAGTCGAGCACTGGTTCGCATGGGCGGACGTGAAGTCCGCCCGGCTGGTGGTGGATCCCTGGGAAGGCAAGCGTTCGCAGAGGGGACGCCGATGA
- the nusA gene encoding transcription termination factor NusA, whose product MNNEILEALSQITREKSVDRALLIETLEAGLASAVRKKHGATADVEVKFSNDTGSITVAIKKTVAETVEDPALQMTLEEARANRPAAAVGDVIVIPLPIAEFGRNAILAAKQVLIQRVREAERERVYREYSDKIGTLVRGVVQQVDRGNVIVKLDHSEGFLPAREQIPRSYHRQGDYVRAVVHSVDKLAKGPQVILSRTQPDFLRRLFESEVPEIADAIVEIKAVAREAGARSKISVYSHDPRVDAVGSCVGLKGSRVQSIVRELGGERIDIVPWSQDPAVFVSRALAPAKVMDVKVREAEKRMIVVVADDQLSLAIGKGGQNARLAARLTGWKIDLISKSEEKKRLELERASRVEIEKLELGEATTEKLISAGIETVQELLAKPLETLVEIPGIGEKTAEKLIATAQEYLAAHPPAPPEAPKQDMEFTPEMEAAPDAAPPATTEEAAAAETAGLNHGEPSA is encoded by the coding sequence ATGAACAACGAAATTCTTGAGGCGCTCAGTCAGATCACGCGCGAAAAGAGCGTGGATCGGGCGCTTCTGATCGAGACGCTCGAGGCCGGGCTGGCCAGCGCCGTGCGCAAGAAGCACGGTGCGACCGCCGACGTCGAGGTCAAGTTCTCGAATGACACCGGCTCGATCACGGTGGCGATCAAGAAGACCGTCGCCGAGACCGTCGAGGATCCGGCCCTGCAGATGACGCTCGAGGAGGCAAGGGCCAATCGGCCTGCCGCCGCGGTCGGCGACGTGATCGTGATTCCTCTGCCGATCGCCGAGTTCGGGCGCAACGCGATTCTCGCCGCCAAGCAGGTGTTGATTCAGCGCGTGCGCGAGGCCGAGCGCGAGCGCGTGTATCGCGAGTACTCCGACAAGATCGGCACGCTGGTGCGCGGCGTGGTCCAGCAGGTGGACCGCGGCAACGTGATCGTCAAGCTCGATCATTCCGAGGGGTTCCTGCCGGCGCGCGAGCAGATTCCCCGCTCGTACCACCGCCAGGGCGATTACGTGCGCGCGGTGGTGCACAGTGTGGACAAGCTGGCCAAAGGTCCGCAGGTGATCCTGTCGCGCACGCAGCCGGATTTCCTGCGCCGCCTGTTCGAGTCCGAGGTGCCCGAGATCGCCGACGCCATCGTCGAGATCAAGGCGGTGGCGCGGGAGGCCGGCGCCCGTTCCAAGATCTCCGTGTATTCGCACGATCCGCGAGTGGACGCGGTCGGTTCGTGCGTGGGGCTCAAGGGTTCGCGCGTTCAGAGCATCGTGCGCGAGCTGGGCGGCGAGCGCATCGACATCGTGCCGTGGTCCCAGGATCCTGCGGTGTTCGTGTCGCGCGCGCTGGCGCCGGCCAAGGTGATGGACGTCAAGGTGCGCGAGGCCGAGAAGCGCATGATCGTGGTGGTCGCCGACGATCAGCTGTCGCTCGCCATTGGCAAGGGCGGACAGAACGCTCGACTGGCCGCGCGGCTCACCGGCTGGAAGATCGACCTGATCTCGAAGAGCGAGGAGAAGAAGCGGCTCGAGCTGGAACGCGCGAGTCGCGTCGAGATCGAAAAGCTCGAGCTGGGCGAAGCCACCACCGAGAAGCTGATCTCGGCGGGCATCGAAACGGTCCAGGAGCTGCTCGCCAAACCGCTCGAGACGCTGGTCGAGATTCCGGGCATTGGCGAGAAGACCGCCGAAAAGCTGATCGCGACCGCGCAGGAGTATCTGGCCGCACATCCGCCGGCACCGCCGGAGGCGCCGAAGCAGGACATGGAATTCACGCCGGAGATGGAAGCGGCGCCCGATGCAGCCCCCCCGGCAACCACGGAAGAGGCGGCCGCGGCCGAGACGGCCGGATTGAATCACGGAGAACCGAGTGCCTAG